The window TGCCGCTGCTGTTCGTGCGTGTCGCCGAGTCGTCCACGAACGAGGGGCGAGAGGATCAGCTCGTGCGTCGCTATTCCCTTGGCCCGAATCAGCGCGTGCGCGACATCCGGACCGGATACTCGACCGGACGGCTCGACCGAGTGCTCCGTGGTGACATCGAGCGATTCCTCACGGGGCATCGACGCCGATAGGCGGCGCATCACCGACGCCGGGAAGGGGCGATGAATGTGGCTAGCCTTCGCTCCCTCCGCGACGCTCGTTGCGCGATCGCCATCGGAACCAAAGCGCCGTCGCCGCGCTCGCCAGGACCGCCGCCGTCCCGGCTGCATTCGCCGCGTTGCCGGGTAGCCAATACGGCTGCGTATTCGCCGCCGCCGCGGCCGCAACCGCCAGGTGCACCAGGAGAACGAACCCTCCGACGACCTGCGCGAGCGGTACCTTGACCAGCCGCCCAACAAGGAGATACACCGCCCCGAAGAACACCCCTTCGACGACTCCCTGGTAGTGCCAATAGTCGAACGGAAGGCGGTTGGCGAGCTTGGTGGAGATGCTCACCGTTGGGTACAGGCAAAGGGCGAGCACCCCGTACCGAGCCAATCGCGAGAGCCAGGTGCGCTCCCTGCCGTCGAGGTGCCACCACGCCGTCGGCGCCTTGTCTTTCCCTTCGTGCAGGCTCGCGTGGTCCTCGCGGCGTTCCATGATCTCGACGAAGGCCCGGTCGACAAACTCGGGATCAACCCCGACCTGCTGCGCCGAATCCCGGAGGTCGGCGAGCGTCGTCGATGACCCGAGCTCCTCGGCGAGTTCGATGGCTCGCCGAAGGAGGCGGTCGGCAGTTGCATCCGGGAAGCGAGGAGACGACATGTCGGGATGCGTGCGGGGCGGGGCAGGAGTGTGATGGAATGATGCGCGGGACGTTACCCGACGCGCTATCTCGACGACACACGTTCATCTGGATGGCGCGCGCGAGGCGCCGAGGCCGGACTAGTCGTGCGGGCCAATCAGGAGAATCGGCGACCACGATGTCCGCGGTTCCCCGCCGGATGGGTACTCGCGCCGCAGCACGTATCGCCCCGCAGCCGCGGCCTCGATCGTGGATTCGCTCAGCCCCTCCCCTTCGGCATGCAGCGTGGCCTCCTCCTGCGCCGAGATGGGGGCGAGGTACCACTCCTGCGGGTCCTCGCCGTTGTCCCAGTCGATGCGCTCGGTGAACACGGCGACAAAACGTTGGTTGCAGACGGCGCAGGCGAGGATCCGCACGCGGTAGTGCGACTCGTCGATCAACACGTGCTGCTCCACCATCCGGCTGCGCGCTTGCCACGCCGCGTCCAGCGACGGAGGCCAGCAGGCTTCGCAGCGGATGCCGTGGCGGAGATGCTCAGGAAGGATGTCCATACGCGGGTGCTGTCGGGTCGCAGGTGTTAAGCTGGAGGAGCCGTCTCGAGTGGCTTGTCACAACGCGTGACGCCTGCGTTCAGGGCGAGCGGCGGGCGCCTTCCCCCGGGCTCCGTCAGGGGCTCGGCGCTCCGCCTTGCGTCGCGAGGGTGAACCAGAGCGCGGTGGCCCCACCGGCCAGCGCAGCCGCGATGGCCGCAGCGATCGGCGCACCATCATACAGTCCGTAGCCGCGATCATCCCGCATGGTGGTGATCAAGAGGGCGAGGTGGACGAGGACCAGGTACGCAGAGACCACCTGCGCGACTGGTGCCTTGACGATCCGCGAAACAAGCAAGAGCAGGGCGCCGAAGGTGAGCCCCTCGACCGAATCGTAGTACTGCCATGGGAACGTGAACGAGAAGCGATTCGCCATGGCCAGTGCGGGAATGGCGCAGAGACCCACCACGGCGTGGCGCGCCAGCTGGATGAGCCAGCGATGGGACGACGGCGCAGACTCCGCGCGCTGGGCCGGCGGGGGCGCAGTCGCCACTCGACCCTCCAGGGCCTCCTCCACCGCGCGGTCGACGTACTCGGGCGGAATCCCCAGCTGCTGCGCGGAGTCGCGGAGGTCGGTCAGGGTCGTCGACCCGCTGCGGGTATCGGCGAGCCTCGATCGCTCGCCGGAGGATGCGGTCCGCCGTCTGGTCCGAGAATCGAGGCGATGTCATGCCGTGGGCCTGGCCGGAACCGGGGGTGAGGGGTCAACGCGTCGAGCGCCCCGAAGTCTACTGGATGGCGACCCTGCTGCAGACGCCGGAAACAACTGGCTGTGCCTGGTCTCCCGGTGACCCAGCGGGGGTGCGCACTCTCTGGGGGCGCAGTCTATCGCGGCTCCCATCCGACCATGACGCCAAGCGGAAGACGCCACAAGATCAGCCAATTCGTTATTGCGCAATGACTTACGATCCAACCTCCCGGGAACGATGTAACTTGGTATTGAATTCGAGCGTCTTGAGGTCTAGAGAAATAGACTTTAAATTGCAGAGATGCTATCCAGGCTACTCCTCGAAGACGCACTCTCCCGTGTCGGTGAACGCCTGCACGCCGAAGCCCTGTCGGTCCGGGTGGTCGTTGTCGGCGGGGCGGCGCTCAGCCTCCTCGGCGTCATCAGCCGCTCCACTTCAGACGTCGACATCTTGGCGTGGCAAATGAGACCCTGTGGCCGTTCGTCGAACGTGTTGCGGAACGGCTGAGGGCAGCCCGACATGGATAACATCACGCGGGAACCAGGCACCGCCGATGCCGCCCAGGCGGTGGATGCGCTTTGTGGTGCCCTTGTGGACGTCTGCTGGCGACAATGGGGATCTCTGGGCCGGGCGGCCGCGCCGGCAACGCGGACCATCGTGGATCTCGAGGCCCTGCTGCTCGCCTCCCGTTGGTTCGCGGAGGACGAGCCGCGGCTCTCGTCCGCAGCGACGGACTGGCTCGCCTCGTGGGAGGCGCTGGTCTCGACCCAACGGCTGCGGAACCTCGCCGCCCGGGTCGCGGAGTGGTCGCTCGACGGGCTGGAGGAGCGGGCCCCGCTCGGTCGCGTCGCCGAGCCCAGGCCCCGCGTCCCCAGCGTGCGCGCGAGGCGCGACGCCACCGTGGCGCCGGTGGGGCGATCGGCCGCGACGTTGCAGCTGCGGCTCCGCCTGCTGCTGGGAGTTGGAGCAAAGGCGGACTGCGTGACCCTGCTGCTGGGTCGTAGCGGGGACGAAGCCCTGCCCGACTGGTGCCTGGAGCAGGAGACCGCGTACGGGTCTCACGCCCTGCGCAAGGTCACTCGTGACCTGGCGTGGTCGGGTGTCCTCGCCTCATCGCGTGATGGGCAGCACGGGTTGCGCGATCGGGACACGTGGTGGTCGTTGCTTCAGCTCAACGCGCCGCGCCGGCAGGTGTGGGTGAGCTGGGCGACGGTCTTCTCGTGGGCGGCGGCGTGTCGTAGGGCGATCCGGGGAGCAGCGGCTCGCGACGTGTCGGCGTACGGTCTGGGAGGGCTGCTGGATCACTGCACCGCGGTGCTGGGGGATCCGATGCCGTGGACTGCGCCGCTGCGGATGCTGCCTACGGAACAGCTGACGGGCATTGCAGGGTTCATCGCGCGATGTGTTGAGCTGCAGCAAAAGGTCCGCGACGACGGGTAGGGAGCGGCATGGCGCAGCGCCGCAACGGCGTGGGCGGAGAAGGGGGCATCATTCCCTGTTCCATCCCCGAGCTGGCCAAACACATTGGTCCCCCAGCACGCGAGACCCGTCGCATTTCATGGGGTGACTAATTGACACCGACCGCTTCCTGCTCGTCCAGCTCCCGGTCACGCTCACGGCCGGGCGATTGGTGTGTAGCTCTTCTACGTCGAGCACCAGTATGAGGACGCGTATTGGCGCCATCGCGAGGCGTGGAACTACTACGCGTCGGGGCTGGAGGGGGCGTCGCAGCTTGTGATGCCAGAGTTTCTGCAGTGCTGCACCGCCAACAGCCTCCAGGCGGGGGCGGCTATCGGCCACCAAGCCACACTCGGTTTCGGCCACCAGGCGCTAGACTCCCTCCCGAGGCGCGCCACACTGATTCATCGGGAAGGGCCCATTGACGCAACCGGCTGATATTGAACGCGTCCTTCGCACGCGCCTGGATGACTTGTGCGCCGAAGGGTGGGCCATATTCGAACGTTTCGACCTCGAAGTGCGGGACCACCACTTTCATCCGTTCATTGCGTCAGAGTATGAGGTGGTGCTCGACGCGCTGATGCAATACCGAGGCCAGGGGGTGCGGTTCCTCGAATGGGGATCGGCCTCCGGCGTCATCACCATCATGGCCGACCTGCTTGGCTACAGTGCCAGTGGAATAGAAATCGACGCCTCGCTCGTGCAGACGGCACGGACACTTGCCGAGCAGTTCGATTCAGGCGCGCGGTTTGTGGTCGGCAGTTTCCTGCCGACGGAATATCGATGGCAGCCGGCCAGCGGAGACGGCCGAACCGGCACAGTGGGCAGCGGGCCTTCGGGGTATTCCCAACTCGGGCAGGCGCTGGACGATTTCGACGTGGTCTTCTGCTATCCGTGGGGAGGTGAGGAGCCCATGATGCTCGATTTGATGAAGCGTTATGGCTCTCCTGACGCGGTGCTGCTCATTCATGGCGTGAACGACGGCGTCAAGGCATCTCGCGGCGGGCGTGAGCCGATAGGAGTTTCAATCGGGGTCGGTTGACTCTTCGCCGGGACTACATCGCGATCGCCGACCGCGCGAGGCCCCGACAGGCGTCGGTAGCGGATGTGCAGCGTCAAGCTGCGGCGCACCAACGTGGCCTTCTTGGCGAAGACCTGACCGGTGTGATTTCTTCTCCGCCGGCAGCTGGGCGGGTAGCGTCGAAGCCCAGCGCGCGCCATCCATCGTAGGCAGCTGGCGGCTGGTGTCGATGGCCAGCCCGGACTCCTCAGGGCGCCAACGCCCGGCGTGGGATGAACAGCCGAGTGGTCGCATCATGTACACGGCCGACGGACACATGGCGGCGCAGCTCTACGATACGCGAAGGGCGAAAGTTAGGCTTGAACGTTCCCCAGGCGTCCGCCGAGGCGGCGCGGGCCACGCTGGCGGGCCTCTTCGCCTACTTCGGGCGATACACCATCGACACGGTCACGCGACGGGTTTCGCACCAGGTTGAGGGGGCGTTCCTCCAGGACTGGGTCGGGGCGACCTTGATCCGTGAGTATCGTTTCATCAGCGACAACCTGGTCGAGCTTCGCGTCGTGCACGACGAAGCGGGGCGTACGCCGGCCAACCCGACGGTGCTCGTCTGGGAGCGCGTGGGGCGATGAGCCAAGGCTCAACCCGCGCCTGGTACGTGGGTCGCGGCGCGTTCAACCTCGAACCGCGCCCATCGAGACGGGGCTGCTGCGCGAGACCTGACAGCTCGCGGTTCCTGAGCTACCATCGAGATCTCCATCCAGCCCGCGTGACCATGCTCTCCCTACTCGCCCGCCCCCGGCGCCTCGCCATCGTCGCCGTCGCCGCCGCGCTCGCCACCCTCCCGGTGCGCGCCCAGGGGGCCCTCACCATCGACCAGGTGATGAGCCCCCCGTTCCCCACCAACCTCACGGCCTCGGGGGAGCGCCTGGCCTGGACCCTCAACGAGCGCGGCCAGCGCAACATCTATGTCGCGGAAGGGCCCGCGTTCACAGCCCGACGGCTAACAAACTATCAAGTGGATGATGGCCAGGAACTCTCGGCCGTCACCGTCTCACCCGACGGGCGATGGGTGGTCTACGTGCGCGGCGGCGACTTCGGCTCCAACTGGGACGACGCCCTCCCGGT is drawn from Gemmatimonadota bacterium and contains these coding sequences:
- a CDS encoding lipocalin-like domain-containing protein is translated as MSMASPDSSGRQRPAWDEQPSGRIMYTADGHMAAQLYDTRRAKVRLERSPGVRRGGAGHAGGPLRLLRAIHHRHGHATGFAPG
- a CDS encoding lipocalin-like domain-containing protein, with translation MNVPQASAEAARATLAGLFAYFGRYTIDTVTRRVSHQVEGAFLQDWVGATLIREYRFISDNLVELRVVHDEAGRTPANPTVLVWERVGR